The genomic DNA AACACCCCATAATCAGCTAAATTTTAAACTTCGTTTAAAGCTAAATTATTCCGCTTCGCTCCATAGCTAAATAAAATTCGCCTTGTAGCTGACCGAAGGTCAATTTAGCTACAAAGTAATTTAGCGTGCGGAGCACATTTAGCTCGCATAAGCGAATTTAGCTAAACTTAGCTCATTTGATTTCATTATTTCTTTTAACTTTATTTATTGACGAAATCAGCATTCTGCGAATTTGACCGCAATTATTTACGGTGCGTTTGTATTGCTGTTCCTCTATATATCCTGTTCTGCTTAAAATTTCTAACCAGTATTCAGATTCATAACATTCTTTTAATGCGATTTGCATTTTTGAAACAAAATCTGCTGTACTGTGTGCATATTTGGATTCGTGAATATTTGCACCGATTGATGTACCTGAACGCATAAGCTGAGTTGTTAAAGTATATTCTTTTTTATTTTCTTTAATGTGGTTACACAGGTTTACAATTTCAACTGCAAAGTCCTTTGCGTTATCAAGCATTAT from Oscillospiraceae bacterium includes the following:
- a CDS encoding four helix bundle protein; translated protein: MAESIMLDNAKDFAVEIVNLCNHIKENKKEYTLTTQLMRSGTSIGANIHESKYAHSTADFVSKMQIALKECYESEYWLEILSRTGYIEEQQYKRTVNNCGQIRRMLISSINKVKRNNEIK